CTCGTCGAGCAGTTCAAAGGCGTCGGCCCCCGAGTCGTACGCCTTCTGCACGACCGTCGTCATCGTCTCGATCATCCGCCGGAGCAGCGACTTCTCCGCGATGATGCGGGAATGGTACTCCACGTTCGCCGCGGAGGCGACCTGTGTGGTGAGCTCGGTCAGGTAGTAGGCGCCCCCAATCTCCTCCAGCTTGTCGCGACGCCGCAGCTCCTCGGTGAGGGTGACGAGGTCGACAGGATTTCCTCGTTCGAAGAGATCCTGGATGCAGCCGTAGATGCTCTGGTGCTTGCTCTCGTAGAAGGCATCCGACGGAAGAATCTCGATGGCCTGCGGGATGGCCTCCCGCTCGATGAGCATGGCACCGAGGACGGATTTCTCCACGTCGACGGCCTGCGGCGGGACGCGCCCGGACTGGTCGTGGACCGCCTGTGCCTGCTCCCGCTGATTCCCGCCCGCGCCGCCCCGCATTTTTTCGAGGGGGTAGGACGACCGGGACGACTCGTCAATATTGAATCGTTGGGAGTCGTCGTTTTCAGCCATGAACGGAGGGGAAAAGACTTGAGAAGAAGAAAAGGCGCGTCCGTTCGCGGGGCCCAGTGTTGCGAGCGCTCCCTGGACAAGGAGACCGGCGCAGGGGCGATCAGGTTTCGTCCGTCAACTGGTCGTAGCGGGTGCGAAGCAGCTTAACGTCCTCCCACGTGGGCCGCTTCCACTGCGAATTACGCAGGAGGGCGGCCGGGTGGTAGGTTGCCATCAGGGGAATGCCGTAGAAGTCGTGCTCCTGGTCCCGTAGGTTGGAGAGGGAGGAGCTCCGGTCCAAGAGCGTGTTGCCGGCCACCTTGCCCACGGTGAGAATAATTGTCGGACGGATTAGCGCGATCTGCTTGTAGAGCACCGGCAGATGCGCGTCGACTTCCTCCGATTTCGGGTTGCGATTGCGGGGCGGGCGGCTCTTCAGAATATTGGTGATGTAGACGTCCTCCCGCTCAAAGTTGATCGCGTCGAGAATCTTATCGAGGAGCTGCCCGGCCCGGCCGACGAATGGTTCGCCCTCTTCGTCCTCGTTGCGCCCAGGGGCCTCCCCGATGATGACGAGGTCGGCCTCGGGGTCGCCGACGCCGAAGACGGGGTTTTCCCGGTCTTCGTCGATCGGCACGAGCACATTATCGGCGAAATACTGCTCCACCTCCTCCAGCGTGTCGGCGTCCTTGTACGGGGCATCGTCGGGGATGAGGGCCTCGATGCGCTCCGAGGGGGGCAGTGAGGGGTCCTCGGCGGGGTCTACCTGATTGCCAAACAGATCGTAGTTGGGCATATCGGGATCGGATGCGGCGTCGTCGGGAGCAGTGTGTGAAGGCGTGTCGGTCTCGGCGGGGGGCGCGTCGGGGGATGAAGCCGATGCGGACGCCTCTGCAGGGGGCAAGGGAAGAAGGTCCCCGTGGAGTGCCCGCTCGTGCTCAACGATGGCCCGCAGCTCGCGGAGGAGGTCTTGCATCGAGTCGGAGAAAGGTCAAAAAGCTACGTGCCTGGGTCGTGGTGGGCGGTTAGCACGCGGTCGAGCAGGGCCTCGGCCACCTCGGCTTTCGGCATGCGGGGAAGGTCTTCGGACGCGCCGTCGGGGTGAAGGAGCGTGACCCGATTCGTAGAGGACCCGAAGCCGGCCCCCTCCTCCGTCGGGTCGTTGACAACAATCCAGTCGAGGTTTTTTTCGTCCAGCTTGTGCCGGGCGTTTTCGAGGGCGTCGTCGGTCTCCAGCGCGAAGCCCACGAGGACCTGGTCGGGACGCCTGTGCGCCCCAAGGGTTTTTAGAATATCGGGGGTTTGGCGGAGGTGCAAGACCAGGTCTTCGTCTCTTTTCTTGCGCTTGGAGGTCGACGGATCGGCCGGGGTGTAGTCGGCCACCGCGGCGGCCATGAACACGTAGTCGGCATCTGTGCCCCGGGCCTGTACGGCCTCGTTCATCTCTTCGGCCGTCCGTACGGAAACAACCTCCACGTCCGGAGGGGGAGAGAGGGCAGTGGGCCCCGTCACGAGCGTTACCGACGCGCCGCGTGCCGCCGCCGCCTCCGCCAAGGCGTAGCCCATTGTCCCCGTCGAGGGGTTTGTGAGGACGCGCGCCGGATCGATGGGTTCTCGGGTAGGACCGGCGGTTACGAGCACGTCGTGCCCGGCAAGCGGCAAGTCCCCAGGCGCCTCGGTCGGCTCCGTTTCTGCGAGCACCTCGGCCACGCGCCCAAGAATCTCCTCGGGCTCGGGCATCCGGCCCTGGCCCACGAGGCCGCTCGCAAGCTCGCCATGGGCGGCGGGCATCACCTCGTACCCAATTTCTTGGAGCCGGTCTAGGTTGTCCTGCGTGGCGGCGTGCCGGTACATGTCCCGATCCATGGCCGGACACACCAGGAGCGGACAGCGGGCCGAGAGGGCCGTGGCCGTGAGCATCGAGTCGCAGAAGCCGTGGGCCAACTTGGCGACCGTCTGGGCCGTGGCGGGGGCCACGACAAAAAGATCCGCCCACTGGCCCAATGTCACGTGCTTCGTCCACGACCCCTCCTCATTTTCCGGAAAGATCTCCGTCAAGACTTCCCCCTCCGAAAGGGTTCCGAGCGTGAGCGGTGTTACGAAGCGCTCGGCGTCCGGGGTCATGAGCACCTGTACCTCGGCCCCGGCCTTTTTCAGCTGACGCACGAGTGGCGCCGCCTTGTACGCCGCGATGCTGCCCGTGACCCCCAGCACCACGCATCGTCCGGACAGGTCGAGAGAGGCGAGCATCGGTGGGGGCGGAGCGGCGAAGAAGCAAAAAATCCGGTCGACGGGTCCCTGCTCTGCGG
This portion of the Salinibacter grassmerensis genome encodes:
- the coaBC gene encoding bifunctional phosphopantothenoylcysteine decarboxylase/phosphopantothenate--cysteine ligase CoaBC, with product MLASLDLSGRCVVLGVTGSIAAYKAAPLVRQLKKAGAEVQVLMTPDAERFVTPLTLGTLSEGEVLTEIFPENEEGSWTKHVTLGQWADLFVVAPATAQTVAKLAHGFCDSMLTATALSARCPLLVCPAMDRDMYRHAATQDNLDRLQEIGYEVMPAAHGELASGLVGQGRMPEPEEILGRVAEVLAETEPTEAPGDLPLAGHDVLVTAGPTREPIDPARVLTNPSTGTMGYALAEAAAARGASVTLVTGPTALSPPPDVEVVSVRTAEEMNEAVQARGTDADYVFMAAAVADYTPADPSTSKRKKRDEDLVLHLRQTPDILKTLGAHRRPDQVLVGFALETDDALENARHKLDEKNLDWIVVNDPTEEGAGFGSSTNRVTLLHPDGASEDLPRMPKAEVAEALLDRVLTAHHDPGT
- a CDS encoding uracil-DNA glycosylase, encoding MQDLLRELRAIVEHERALHGDLLPLPPAEASASASSPDAPPAETDTPSHTAPDDAASDPDMPNYDLFGNQVDPAEDPSLPPSERIEALIPDDAPYKDADTLEEVEQYFADNVLVPIDEDRENPVFGVGDPEADLVIIGEAPGRNEDEEGEPFVGRAGQLLDKILDAINFEREDVYITNILKSRPPRNRNPKSEEVDAHLPVLYKQIALIRPTIILTVGKVAGNTLLDRSSSLSNLRDQEHDFYGIPLMATYHPAALLRNSQWKRPTWEDVKLLRTRYDQLTDET